A window from Candidatus Nitrosotenuis uzonensis encodes these proteins:
- a CDS encoding DUF726 domain-containing protein, whose translation MRTSKSTKKSSAQSRIPRISTRGYYDLRTGVTLKKGNYVLYPSKFFENLRQKEFTIMVHGMRNDTFGALAKFKIAKTRLAHLGYGYPVVGFSYDSNVYGAHLKSYEMKAVKTAKIIAEKNGKNLAKFILDFKRKSPQTRIRLMGHSLGSDVILHALRRLAGNPGMVESVYFFGSSIPAAYLSQKKYGKILQKVVRKKIVNYYSLQDNVLEHAYKIGSIESPLGYCGYSGRTITKYTQRKVQPKSHRFASYVEVLDGYP comes from the coding sequence ATGAGGACATCAAAAAGCACAAAGAAAAGCTCGGCTCAAAGTAGGATACCTCGCATATCGACACGCGGGTACTATGATTTGAGGACAGGTGTGACGCTGAAAAAAGGCAATTATGTCCTATATCCTTCAAAGTTTTTTGAGAATTTGCGGCAAAAAGAATTCACAATAATGGTTCATGGTATGCGAAATGACACTTTTGGTGCGCTTGCAAAGTTCAAGATTGCAAAGACGCGCCTTGCTCATCTTGGGTATGGCTATCCTGTGGTGGGATTTAGCTATGACTCTAATGTGTATGGAGCGCATCTCAAGTCATATGAGATGAAAGCGGTGAAAACGGCTAAAATCATAGCGGAAAAAAACGGTAAGAATCTGGCAAAATTTATTCTTGATTTTAAAAGAAAATCGCCTCAGACTCGAATCCGTCTCATGGGGCACTCGCTTGGCTCTGATGTAATATTGCATGCATTACGACGTCTTGCAGGAAATCCAGGCATGGTGGAAAGTGTTTATTTTTTTGGCAGCTCAATACCGGCTGCTTATTTGAGTCAGAAAAAATATGGTAAAATCTTGCAAAAGGTGGTAAGAAAAAAAATTGTCAATTATTACAGCTTGCAAGACAACGTGCTGGAACACGCATACAAGATTGGTTCTATAGAGTCGCCGCTTGGATATTGCGGTTATTCTGGCAGGACAATTACAAAATACACTCAAAGAAAGGTTCAACCAAAAAGTCACAGGTTTGCAAGCTATGTCGAAGTTCTTGATGGATATCCATAA
- the metG gene encoding methionine--tRNA ligase: MRKKAIVTSALPYANGEIHLGHVASTYLPADVTTRFLKSTGVEAYYICASDDFGTPILIQAEKEKKSTQEYVAYWNKRDYEDFSTFDICFDFFYRTSSPENIEFVRYVFEKLRNNGHIYESEIIQFYCKNDKKFLPDRYVVGTCPYCKAPDQYSDLCEKCGRVPEEIENPKCAICGQSPVKEKTTHYFFKLKNFGDKLTKWLDENENLQKDVKKYVQNWISSGLVDWDITRDIPWGVPIPGDESKVFYGWFDNHLAYISTAVKFLNERGINGKEFWNSADIYHFIGKDIVYHHYLFLPAMRLGIDEEYKLPDFIPTRGHLTLQSKKISKSRNWYIGLKDFLSYYPADYLRYYLVSINPYSQDDLNFDWDDFATRINSELIANLGNLVNRALGFTQKTFSGMIPAPDVYDEKDKEAESKIKGLASEITPLMEQNHLDRALKKIMEFSIYFNQYFQHKEPWKKGLGTNTCVFLSVNAVRSISVALYPFLPQSAQKIWTQLGMQGKVSDVKWEQMSEISIRPDHKLGQIAPLFARVEDEDIKKHKEKLGSK; the protein is encoded by the coding sequence TTGAGGAAAAAAGCAATCGTAACTAGCGCGTTACCGTATGCAAACGGCGAGATTCATCTTGGCCATGTTGCATCGACATATCTTCCTGCGGACGTTACTACAAGGTTTCTCAAGTCAACTGGAGTTGAGGCGTACTATATCTGCGCATCAGATGATTTTGGCACGCCTATTCTAATTCAGGCAGAAAAGGAAAAAAAGAGCACGCAGGAATATGTGGCATACTGGAATAAGCGAGATTACGAGGATTTTTCTACGTTTGACATTTGCTTTGATTTTTTTTACCGTACAAGCTCACCTGAGAACATTGAGTTTGTAAGATATGTTTTTGAAAAGCTTCGAAATAATGGTCACATTTACGAATCCGAGATAATTCAATTTTACTGCAAAAATGACAAAAAGTTCCTACCTGACAGATACGTGGTAGGTACCTGTCCATACTGCAAGGCACCTGACCAGTATTCTGATCTGTGTGAAAAGTGTGGCCGCGTTCCTGAGGAAATTGAGAATCCAAAATGTGCAATATGTGGGCAGTCCCCTGTAAAGGAAAAGACAACGCATTATTTTTTTAAGCTGAAAAACTTTGGGGACAAGCTCACAAAATGGCTTGATGAGAACGAAAACCTGCAAAAGGATGTAAAAAAATATGTTCAGAACTGGATATCATCGGGGCTTGTAGATTGGGATATCACAAGGGACATTCCGTGGGGCGTCCCGATTCCAGGAGATGAATCAAAGGTGTTCTACGGCTGGTTTGACAATCATCTTGCATACATATCAACTGCGGTCAAGTTCTTAAATGAGAGGGGAATTAACGGAAAAGAATTTTGGAACTCGGCTGACATTTACCATTTTATCGGTAAGGATATCGTATACCACCATTATCTATTCCTGCCTGCCATGAGGCTTGGAATAGACGAAGAGTACAAGCTTCCGGATTTTATCCCGACGCGAGGCCACCTGACCTTACAGTCAAAGAAAATATCCAAGAGCCGCAACTGGTACATCGGATTAAAGGACTTTCTTAGCTACTATCCTGCAGACTATTTGAGATACTATCTTGTCTCTATCAATCCATATTCTCAGGATGATCTGAATTTTGATTGGGATGATTTTGCGACCAGGATTAATTCTGAGCTTATTGCAAACCTTGGGAATTTGGTGAACCGCGCACTGGGATTCACACAAAAGACTTTCTCCGGCATGATTCCAGCACCTGACGTGTATGATGAAAAGGATAAGGAGGCTGAATCAAAAATCAAGGGTCTTGCCTCTGAGATAACCCCACTAATGGAGCAGAATCATCTTGACAGGGCGCTCAAGAAGATAATGGAGTTTTCAATTTATTTTAACCAGTATTTCCAGCACAAGGAACCTTGGAAGAAAGGACTTGGGACGAACACGTGTGTATTTCTGTCGGTAAACGCAGTACGTTCGATATCGGTTGCACTATATCCGTTTTTGCCCCAGTCGGCACAAAAGATCTGGACCCAACTTGGCATGCAGGGCAAAGTTTCGGATGTAAAATGGGAACAGATGTCAGAAATTTCAATACGACCGGATCACAAGCTGGGGCAGATAGCTCCGTTGTTTGCAAGAGTGGAAGATGAGGACATCAAAAAGCACAAAGAAAAGCTCGGCTCAAAGTAG
- a CDS encoding adenosylhomocysteinase, whose amino-acid sequence MSKVKDESLADQGRTSYEWARSHMPILDNTIKRLKNSQPFKGITLGFCLHITKETSVLLMGAKELGANVAACAGNPLTTQDDIAAFLASEGIHTYAWNDETNEEYDWCIEQVLNHRPLVVTDDGADMNVKLHFDKKYKSMKILGSTEETTAGVNRIKAIEKKGKLRYPVIVVNEAYTKHMFDNRYGTGQSTIDGLLRAMNLLFASKRVVVAGYGWVGKGVAARSHGMGSKVIVTETDPVKALEAHMDGFDVMPMSEAAKIGDIFITCTGMRDIIRKEHILKMKDGAIMGNVGHFDVEIDSDFLLNKSKSVREVRPNLDECVLQNGNKVYLVGKGRLANLVAAEGHPPEVMALSFSNQILSILYILKNHKKIGKKVIRVPEEIDKQVAVDALGAMGVKIDTLSKKQVAYRENW is encoded by the coding sequence TTGAGCAAGGTAAAAGACGAGAGTCTGGCAGATCAGGGCAGAACGTCATACGAGTGGGCAAGAAGTCACATGCCTATTTTGGATAACACGATCAAACGACTGAAAAACTCTCAACCGTTCAAAGGAATAACTTTGGGATTTTGTCTGCATATAACAAAAGAGACATCAGTGCTTTTGATGGGCGCAAAAGAACTAGGCGCAAATGTTGCGGCCTGCGCTGGAAACCCTCTTACTACACAAGATGACATTGCTGCATTTCTTGCATCGGAGGGAATCCATACGTACGCATGGAATGATGAGACAAACGAGGAATACGACTGGTGCATAGAGCAGGTACTAAACCACCGGCCGTTAGTTGTCACTGACGATGGCGCTGACATGAACGTAAAGCTACACTTTGATAAAAAATACAAGAGTATGAAAATTCTCGGTTCAACTGAGGAGACAACAGCTGGAGTGAACCGAATTAAGGCAATCGAGAAGAAAGGAAAGTTGAGGTACCCGGTGATAGTTGTAAACGAAGCTTACACAAAACACATGTTTGATAATAGATATGGCACTGGCCAGAGCACAATAGATGGCCTGTTGCGCGCAATGAATCTACTGTTTGCATCAAAACGAGTGGTAGTCGCAGGATATGGATGGGTAGGCAAAGGAGTTGCAGCACGAAGTCACGGAATGGGCTCGAAGGTAATTGTCACGGAGACTGATCCAGTAAAGGCACTTGAAGCACACATGGATGGATTTGATGTGATGCCAATGTCTGAGGCTGCAAAAATAGGCGATATATTTATCACGTGCACTGGAATGCGCGATATAATAAGAAAGGAGCACATCCTAAAAATGAAAGATGGGGCAATAATGGGAAATGTGGGGCATTTCGATGTGGAAATTGACAGCGACTTTTTACTAAACAAATCAAAATCAGTTCGTGAGGTGAGGCCCAACCTTGATGAATGTGTGTTGCAGAATGGCAACAAAGTCTACCTTGTGGGAAAGGGCAGACTGGCCAACCTTGTTGCAGCTGAAGGACATCCGCCGGAAGTGATGGCGTTATCTTTTTCAAACCAGATTCTCTCCATATTGTACATACTGAAAAATCACAAAAAGATAGGCAAAAAAGTAATCAGGGTCCCAGAGGAAATAGACAAACAGGTTGCAGTAGATGCACTTGGTGCAATGGGCGTTAAAATTGATACGCTATCAAAAAAACAAGTTGCGTATCGTGAAAACTGGTAA
- a CDS encoding Rieske (2Fe-2S) protein: MTWQKVAEKGEIPAGKSKEFAVNGKKIAVFNQNGYHCLDALCVHQDGSIAPGKLDGDIVECPLHFWHYNIRTGELLDYLKGVKLQTYKVEARNDGIYVDI; the protein is encoded by the coding sequence ATGACATGGCAGAAAGTAGCAGAAAAAGGCGAGATTCCAGCCGGCAAGTCAAAAGAGTTTGCCGTCAATGGGAAGAAAATAGCAGTATTCAACCAGAATGGCTATCACTGCCTTGATGCACTCTGCGTACATCAGGACGGCTCCATTGCCCCAGGCAAACTTGATGGGGACATAGTAGAGTGTCCACTACACTTTTGGCATTACAACATAAGGACTGGCGAGCTTTTGGACTATCTAAAAGGCGTCAAACTGCAGACATACAAAGTCGAGGCAAGAAATGACGGCATATACGTTGATATCTAG
- a CDS encoding NAD+ synthase has protein sequence MNQEILNQIKKQDYEAIQNSITAFLANHIKKSNARGLVFGLSGGIDSAVIAHICAKSFHDKTLALIMPDSKISPKEETEDALEIVDSLKLEYKLIDINLIHAQFANILEPEEKALGNLRARIRASILYYYANLRNYLVIGSSDRSEQMIGYFTKFGDGSADILPIASLYKTQIRELARYLGVKDTIISKKSSPHLWHGHLAEEEIGISYEEIDIALYCIVDKAMTVERAAEAAVMDKDKIEKIYQLYKKSEHKRIMPPRL, from the coding sequence GTGAACCAGGAGATCCTTAACCAGATAAAAAAACAAGACTATGAAGCGATTCAGAACTCAATAACAGCATTCCTTGCCAACCACATTAAAAAGTCAAATGCACGAGGTCTTGTCTTTGGCTTGAGCGGTGGAATAGATTCTGCTGTGATTGCACACATTTGCGCAAAATCATTTCATGACAAGACTCTGGCTCTGATCATGCCGGACAGCAAAATATCGCCAAAAGAAGAAACCGAGGACGCACTGGAAATAGTTGATTCGCTAAAACTCGAATACAAACTCATCGACATCAATCTAATTCATGCCCAGTTTGCAAATATTTTAGAGCCGGAAGAAAAAGCCCTTGGCAACCTCCGGGCAAGAATACGTGCAAGCATTCTATACTATTATGCAAATTTGAGAAACTATCTTGTGATAGGCTCCAGCGACAGATCAGAGCAGATGATAGGATACTTTACCAAATTCGGCGACGGCAGTGCAGACATATTGCCTATTGCATCATTATACAAGACTCAGATACGTGAGCTTGCGCGTTACCTCGGAGTCAAGGACACTATCATTTCCAAAAAAAGTAGCCCTCACCTCTGGCACGGGCACCTTGCCGAAGAAGAAATCGGCATCTCATATGAGGAAATAGACATAGCACTCTACTGTATCGTAGACAAAGCAATGACAGTTGAGAGAGCGGCAGAGGCTGCAGTAATGGACAAAGACAAAATCGAAAAAATCTATCAATTGTATAAAAAAAGCGAACATAAGAGAATAATGCCACCAAGGCTCTGA
- the cysS gene encoding cysteine--tRNA ligase, which produces MRIFDTLRASEEPVNGDNIRIYLCGVTVYDESHIGHARTIIIFDTLRRYLESKGKMVNFVQNFTDVDDKIIKRATAENVHPLEISRRYIDHYFEDFDRLNIKRATVHPKATEHIPEMIELIKNLINAGFAYVSRNGVYYSVAKFPEYGKLSKKKTEDLISGARIEIDETKNDPLDFALWKFSDTEPSWPSPWGSGRPGWHIECSAMSLKYLGEEFEIHGGGRDLIFPHHENEIAQTEAFTKKPLAKLWMHVGMVTINGEKMSKSLGNIKSVRHVLDGWGPNVIRLFCLSGHYSKAIDYSEELLRENLIKWRQVETAYYEMIMADDTLPAADEVSMLAAESRREFDDALESDFNTPLAINAFFKMVKGINRIAAAETMTKQTALVILPEFERMLGILGLQVQKVTEEEKQKITNMIKERDILRAQKQYQEADKMREQISQMNIVLLDHKNKTIWMKKEKIRADS; this is translated from the coding sequence TTGAGAATTTTTGATACACTAAGAGCAAGCGAGGAACCGGTAAATGGAGATAACATCAGAATATATCTTTGCGGTGTCACTGTCTACGATGAATCGCACATCGGACATGCACGCACCATCATCATATTTGACACTTTGCGCCGATACCTCGAATCAAAAGGAAAGATGGTGAACTTTGTTCAAAACTTTACCGATGTTGATGATAAGATAATCAAGCGGGCAACAGCAGAAAACGTTCACCCACTTGAGATAAGCAGGCGCTATATCGACCATTATTTTGAGGATTTCGATAGGCTAAACATAAAGCGCGCCACGGTTCACCCAAAGGCAACAGAACACATACCTGAAATGATAGAGCTCATCAAAAATCTGATCAATGCAGGATTTGCCTATGTATCAAGAAATGGTGTATACTATAGTGTAGCAAAGTTTCCAGAGTACGGCAAACTGTCAAAAAAGAAGACAGAGGATCTCATTTCAGGAGCAAGAATAGAAATCGATGAAACAAAAAATGATCCGCTAGACTTTGCGTTATGGAAGTTTTCAGACACTGAGCCGAGCTGGCCAAGTCCGTGGGGAAGCGGCAGGCCCGGCTGGCATATTGAATGCTCTGCAATGAGCCTCAAATATCTGGGTGAAGAATTCGAGATTCATGGAGGCGGACGTGATCTTATCTTTCCTCATCATGAAAACGAAATTGCACAGACAGAGGCATTCACAAAAAAACCACTTGCCAAGTTGTGGATGCATGTAGGGATGGTGACAATAAATGGCGAGAAAATGTCAAAGTCGCTTGGCAACATAAAGTCAGTCAGACATGTTCTTGATGGCTGGGGCCCCAATGTGATCAGACTGTTCTGTCTTTCCGGCCACTACTCCAAGGCAATAGACTATTCTGAGGAGCTGCTCAGGGAGAACCTAATAAAGTGGCGTCAAGTCGAAACCGCCTACTATGAGATGATCATGGCAGATGATACGTTGCCTGCCGCGGACGAAGTATCGATGCTTGCAGCAGAATCCAGAAGAGAATTTGACGATGCCCTAGAATCAGACTTTAATACACCGCTTGCCATAAACGCATTTTTCAAGATGGTCAAAGGGATAAACAGAATTGCCGCAGCAGAGACAATGACAAAACAGACAGCATTAGTAATACTTCCTGAATTTGAAAGAATGCTTGGAATCCTTGGCCTACAAGTCCAGAAAGTAACAGAGGAAGAAAAACAGAAAATAACTAACATGATAAAAGAGCGCGATATTTTGCGGGCACAAAAACAATACCAAGAAGCAGACAAGATGCGTGAGCAGATCTCACAAATGAACATAGTCCTGCTTGATCATAAGAACAAAACAATCTGGATGAAAAAAGAAAAGATAAGAGCAGACTCCTAG
- a CDS encoding redox-regulated ATPase YchF, translated as MPIKIGIIGKTNTGKTTFFNSATLSSSEISTYPFTTKKPESATANAITLCVHPEFNVVDNPKNSKCIDGWRYIPIELIDLPGLIKDAWQGKGLGNQFLSVAAQSDALLHVVDVSGGIDSSGKIAETGAGDPISDFADIEEELIMWYLKILEGNRDKVSKTIASGTDKVVAIADLYRGIGVNNYHVKEALQAANIEDKDFDAIDFKESKKFASILRKISKPTLIVANKIDVEGADKNFARLRERFIDMIVVPASADSELSLRRAEQKGLIKYSPGSEQFEIIKPDELSGKQKNALDFITKEIMGEYMRTGVQFAINVTVFKLLKMNTVYPVADEERLSDKKGNVLPDLMLLKDGATVADLAKEVHTDLIKGLLYAKDIRYNLRLPTTYQLRDRDVISLVSASKKTH; from the coding sequence GTGCCAATAAAGATAGGAATTATCGGCAAGACCAATACTGGAAAAACCACGTTTTTCAATTCAGCCACACTGTCTTCATCTGAAATCTCAACGTATCCGTTTACGACAAAAAAACCAGAATCTGCTACAGCTAATGCAATCACACTTTGTGTTCATCCGGAATTTAATGTAGTTGACAACCCAAAGAATTCAAAATGCATAGACGGTTGGAGGTATATACCAATAGAGCTTATCGACCTTCCAGGCCTGATAAAAGACGCATGGCAGGGAAAGGGGCTTGGCAACCAATTTCTTTCTGTTGCTGCCCAGTCGGACGCATTACTACACGTAGTTGATGTTTCTGGTGGAATAGATTCATCTGGTAAAATTGCCGAGACGGGTGCGGGGGATCCGATATCTGATTTTGCAGATATTGAAGAAGAACTGATAATGTGGTACCTGAAAATATTGGAAGGAAACCGTGACAAGGTATCAAAAACCATTGCGTCAGGAACTGACAAGGTTGTCGCAATAGCAGACCTGTACAGAGGAATAGGTGTGAATAACTATCATGTAAAGGAGGCACTGCAGGCAGCTAATATTGAAGATAAAGACTTTGATGCTATTGACTTTAAGGAAAGCAAAAAATTTGCCTCAATACTACGCAAGATATCAAAACCCACACTCATTGTGGCAAACAAGATAGATGTGGAGGGTGCTGACAAGAACTTTGCGCGTCTGCGAGAACGCTTCATAGACATGATAGTTGTGCCCGCAAGCGCAGACAGCGAGCTATCATTAAGGCGGGCAGAGCAGAAAGGACTGATCAAGTACTCCCCAGGTTCTGAGCAGTTTGAGATAATAAAACCAGATGAGCTGAGCGGCAAGCAAAAAAATGCGCTTGATTTTATCACAAAAGAGATAATGGGTGAGTACATGAGAACAGGCGTCCAGTTTGCAATCAATGTGACAGTGTTTAAGCTCCTAAAGATGAACACAGTATACCCTGTGGCCGACGAGGAAAGACTCTCTGATAAGAAAGGCAACGTGCTGCCTGATCTTATGTTGCTCAAGGACGGTGCAACCGTTGCCGATCTTGCAAAGGAAGTTCACACGGATCTGATAAAGGGACTTCTCTATGCAAAGGACATTCGATACAACCTCAGGCTGCCGACTACATACCAGCTGAGGGACAGAGACGTCATATCTCTTGTAAGCGCATCAAAAAAGACGCACTAG